The following coding sequences are from one Methanococcoides orientis window:
- the argC gene encoding N-acetyl-gamma-glutamyl-phosphate reductase, protein MINAGIVGASGYTGGELMRLLLNHPKVNIEAATSRRLSGDAVSDTHKHLRGFSDLKFEDLGPEEIKERCDVVFVAVPHGTAMNIVPELIDNDVKVIDLSADYRLKTDIFEEVYGMEHADPRDAVFGLVELHPEIKEQSFIANPGCYPTGATLSAAPLAAGGLLKMAIFDSKSGITGAGINPTPASHYPNMAENVQAYKLTTHRHRAEIFQELNRLDSKLTDVSFTPHVIPSIRGILTTAHLFVNDSLSVEDVRDIYTDFYKDKPFVRVLDDIPSLGAVRGSNFCDIGFEVDANNGRIVVISAIDNLVKGASGQAIQNMNVMCGFDETTGIWTPATSP, encoded by the coding sequence ATGATCAATGCAGGAATAGTCGGTGCCTCCGGTTACACAGGTGGCGAACTGATGCGCCTGCTTTTGAACCATCCTAAAGTTAACATTGAAGCAGCAACGTCCCGCAGATTGTCCGGGGATGCTGTAAGTGATACTCACAAACACCTGCGTGGTTTTTCTGACCTTAAGTTCGAAGATCTTGGTCCGGAAGAGATCAAAGAGCGGTGTGATGTTGTTTTTGTGGCCGTTCCTCATGGAACCGCAATGAACATAGTCCCTGAGCTTATCGACAACGATGTGAAGGTCATTGACCTGAGTGCAGATTATCGTTTGAAGACCGATATTTTCGAAGAGGTCTATGGAATGGAACATGCTGATCCCAGAGATGCGGTGTTTGGGCTTGTCGAGCTTCATCCTGAGATAAAGGAACAGTCATTCATTGCAAATCCGGGATGCTATCCCACAGGGGCAACTCTATCTGCAGCTCCACTTGCTGCTGGCGGGCTTCTCAAAATGGCTATATTCGATTCCAAATCAGGAATTACAGGTGCGGGTATCAATCCAACACCAGCATCCCATTATCCTAACATGGCAGAGAATGTGCAGGCATATAAGTTGACGACACACAGACACAGGGCGGAGATCTTCCAGGAACTGAATCGTCTGGACAGTAAACTTACTGACGTTAGTTTTACTCCACATGTTATTCCATCCATTCGTGGAATTCTGACAACAGCCCACCTGTTCGTAAATGACAGCTTGTCAGTGGAAGATGTCAGAGATATTTATACTGATTTCTACAAGGACAAACCCTTTGTCAGGGTACTGGATGACATCCCATCCCTTGGTGCTGTAAGGGGTTCTAATTTCTGTGACATCGGATTTGAAGTGGACGCTAATAATGGTCGCATTGTTGTGATCTCAGCGATAGACAATCTTGTAAAAGGTGCTTCAGGGCAGGCGATCCAGAATATGAACGTGATGTGTGGATTTGATGAGACCACAGGTATCTGGACTCCGGCAACTTCACCATAA
- a CDS encoding CPBP family intramembrane glutamic endopeptidase encodes MEIETEVEAIVVENKLLNKIRRMDQLQIDLLVIAIPSLMIIIAEMSLFSGMTKITIWTHLILLIMLTLSTMIFNDKNRQHIAYAFILLSLLRILNLSMPVFFEMTLHSYAFIYATLAIPIYILVKDQDISLSQLGINKNIRYYDLPLVLIASIVIAAGEFVIIKPGYLIPDISLLNLLKISIIMIFFVGLIEELVFRSILQTKLEEMIGKYQGLILATILFAVMHSGYGTPYEIAFSGFAGFVLGTMYLIRRNLFLVTMTQGFVNILLFGLLPHIVTP; translated from the coding sequence ATGGAAATTGAAACTGAAGTTGAAGCTATTGTTGTAGAGAACAAACTCCTTAACAAAATAAGGAGAATGGACCAATTACAGATTGATCTTCTTGTTATAGCAATCCCTTCATTGATGATAATAATCGCGGAAATGTCATTGTTTTCTGGCATGACAAAAATCACGATATGGACACATTTGATCCTGCTGATAATGTTAACGTTGTCCACAATGATATTTAACGATAAGAACAGACAGCATATAGCATATGCATTTATTCTTCTGTCCTTACTGAGGATACTCAATCTATCAATGCCAGTGTTCTTTGAGATGACACTTCATTCCTATGCATTCATCTATGCAACTCTAGCAATACCGATATATATTCTTGTAAAGGATCAGGACATCTCACTTTCACAACTTGGCATTAACAAGAATATAAGGTACTATGACCTCCCTCTTGTCCTGATAGCAAGTATTGTGATTGCAGCAGGAGAATTCGTTATCATCAAACCCGGTTACCTCATACCGGATATATCATTATTGAACTTGCTTAAAATATCCATCATCATGATATTTTTTGTAGGTCTTATCGAAGAGCTTGTATTCAGATCAATACTGCAAACGAAGCTTGAAGAAATGATAGGCAAGTACCAGGGACTTATCCTTGCAACTATACTTTTCGCAGTTATGCATTCCGGATATGGTACGCCATATGAAATAGCATTTTCCGGGTTTGCAGGTTTTGTGCTTGGAACCATGTATTTAATAAGAAGAAATCTATTCCTTGTGACGATGACACAGGGATTTGTGAACATACTACTCTTTGGACTGCTCCCTCACATCGTAACTCCCTAA
- a CDS encoding CBS domain-containing protein has product MKVKDIMSSSVIVCSPEDSISSVAQLLKKEDISGVPVVSGSNVMGIVSEGDLLKLLEIPEHGGLWLPSPFEVIEIPIRELISWEDTKKMLSDVGSKPVSDIMEKDIFTVSLESSVEDASKLMTKHKINRLPVLDGDKLVGIITRGDIIRGLAGI; this is encoded by the coding sequence ATGAAAGTAAAGGATATTATGAGCAGCAGTGTTATTGTATGCAGTCCTGAAGATTCCATCAGTAGTGTCGCACAGTTGCTGAAGAAAGAGGACATAAGTGGCGTTCCTGTTGTTTCTGGCAGTAATGTCATGGGTATTGTCTCAGAAGGCGACCTTCTAAAACTTCTGGAGATCCCTGAACATGGCGGTCTGTGGCTTCCCAGTCCATTTGAGGTTATTGAGATACCCATACGTGAACTCATCAGCTGGGAGGATACCAAGAAGATGCTTTCAGATGTGGGTTCAAAACCGGTCAGCGATATCATGGAGAAAGATATTTTCACGGTGAGCCTTGAAAGTTCCGTTGAAGATGCTTCCAAATTGATGACAAAACATAAAATCAACAGGCTTCCGGTTCTCGATGGCGATAAGCTTGTGGGTATAATCACACGTGGGGATATAATTCGCGGTCTTGCAGGTATTTAA
- the pfkC gene encoding ADP-specific phosphofructokinase, protein MEIREWDSVYHKSYEDILSSIGNVRGIFVAYNSNIDAVKHIGAEDIEHLLMNVDISEVREKVFEYPRQIDSPSDLVARLIIAMRDGKAAEVPTNTTDIHDWLTDHLVFDSARMGGQAGIISNLLASLGVEKVITYVPWLSEEQAEYFVDSENLLFPVVENGELVLKHPKEAFDPDNSPKVNWILEFSKGMEVKFAGEHFVIPRDNRLIISSRPKWIRIEMDPELYERIPQLQADINGAILAGYQMIREEYEDGSTYMDYVEKAVSVIEELKEGNPDIRIHVEFTSIQNKVIRTAILNHIVRKHVHSLGLDTVEVANALNVLGFEELAYSVINKGENAIISLYEGAVKLLRDLKLERVHIHSLGFYICLVSKDCPVSVEDHRNALLFGSTVAAAKASLGEILSLESTESGLKVPVSDEGHRELEKLEKHLVRSGMSSMEDFENGCICTPWYDAIIVPTKVVSEPVATVGIGDAISAASFVGFLSKLK, encoded by the coding sequence ATGGAAATAAGGGAGTGGGATTCTGTTTATCATAAGTCCTATGAGGACATTCTTTCGTCTATTGGAAATGTCAGGGGAATATTTGTTGCATATAACAGCAATATCGATGCCGTCAAGCACATCGGTGCGGAGGATATTGAGCATCTGCTGATGAATGTGGATATATCAGAGGTCCGGGAGAAGGTTTTCGAGTATCCGCGCCAGATCGATTCTCCTTCTGATCTTGTTGCAAGACTTATAATCGCTATGCGTGACGGAAAGGCTGCAGAGGTGCCGACGAATACAACAGACATCCATGACTGGCTTACTGACCATCTGGTATTTGATTCTGCACGAATGGGTGGGCAGGCAGGAATCATCTCCAATCTTCTTGCATCCCTGGGAGTTGAAAAGGTCATTACCTATGTACCATGGCTTTCTGAGGAGCAGGCAGAGTACTTTGTTGATTCTGAGAACCTGCTGTTTCCTGTGGTGGAAAACGGGGAGCTTGTTCTAAAGCATCCAAAAGAGGCCTTTGATCCCGATAACAGTCCAAAGGTCAACTGGATACTGGAATTCTCAAAGGGAATGGAGGTGAAGTTCGCGGGAGAGCATTTCGTCATTCCAAGGGATAATCGTCTGATCATCTCTTCCCGGCCAAAGTGGATCCGTATCGAGATGGACCCTGAGCTTTACGAGAGGATACCCCAGTTGCAGGCGGATATTAACGGTGCCATACTTGCAGGTTACCAAATGATAAGGGAAGAATACGAAGACGGTTCCACCTACATGGACTATGTTGAGAAGGCCGTAAGTGTCATCGAAGAGCTCAAGGAGGGCAATCCTGACATCCGTATACATGTGGAATTCACCTCGATACAGAACAAGGTGATCAGGACGGCAATACTCAACCATATCGTCCGGAAGCATGTGCATTCCCTTGGACTTGACACCGTTGAGGTTGCCAATGCACTTAACGTTCTCGGTTTTGAGGAGCTGGCCTATTCTGTCATCAATAAGGGTGAGAATGCTATCATTTCCCTTTACGAGGGTGCGGTGAAGCTCCTGAGAGACCTTAAACTTGAAAGGGTGCACATCCATTCCCTTGGGTTTTACATATGTCTTGTATCGAAAGACTGTCCGGTATCCGTTGAGGACCATCGCAATGCCCTGTTGTTCGGATCAACGGTTGCAGCTGCAAAGGCATCCCTAGGTGAGATCCTTTCCCTGGAAAGTACGGAGTCAGGTCTTAAGGTTCCTGTATCCGACGAAGGGCATAGGGAGCTTGAAAAGCTTGAGAAACACCTTGTAAGAAGCGGTATGTCCAGCATGGAGGATTTCGAGAACGGATGTATCTGCACT
- the argJ gene encoding bifunctional ornithine acetyltransferase/N-acetylglutamate synthase, whose amino-acid sequence MKIIDGGICSVKGVRSYGIKPGKMGLAVIVGEGNAAGVFTRNKVIAAPLVVTREALQKNGKLVAIIANSGNANAFTGEEGLADAREMASVLSTKLGVDSELVGVASTGVIGRKLDVGWIKDNIDEVVGSLTSSPQGNSQAARAIMTTDTVPKMAAVELNSGICIGGIGKGSGMIEPNMGTMLGFVYTDAEVATDVLDSCLKKAVDKSFNMVVVDGDTSTNDMVLLTATGASGIKPDMDEFQHGLEHVLTDLAKQIAKDGEGATRLIEAQVKGAVSEADARLVAKAIVRSPLVKSAIFGKDPNWGRVVAAAGYSGAEMDQGKISLAFSNGPDSAVLVDNGKIVSEDNELLEKLGSIMGSPEVIIKVGLHMADYCATAWGCDLTYDYVKINAEYTT is encoded by the coding sequence ATGAAAATTATAGATGGCGGGATATGTTCAGTAAAAGGTGTACGTTCTTACGGTATCAAGCCGGGAAAGATGGGGCTTGCGGTGATCGTAGGTGAAGGGAATGCAGCAGGTGTTTTTACCAGAAATAAAGTGATAGCTGCTCCTCTGGTCGTGACCCGCGAAGCACTTCAGAAGAATGGAAAACTGGTTGCTATAATCGCTAACAGTGGCAACGCAAATGCTTTTACCGGTGAGGAAGGTCTGGCCGATGCCAGGGAGATGGCATCTGTCCTTTCGACGAAACTTGGGGTTGACAGTGAGCTTGTTGGCGTGGCATCCACAGGTGTGATCGGAAGAAAACTTGATGTTGGCTGGATAAAGGACAACATCGATGAAGTTGTGGGTTCGCTTACATCATCTCCTCAGGGAAACAGCCAGGCTGCACGTGCTATTATGACGACGGATACCGTTCCGAAGATGGCTGCTGTTGAACTTAATTCTGGCATTTGTATTGGTGGTATTGGCAAAGGTTCAGGAATGATCGAACCGAACATGGGTACTATGCTCGGTTTTGTCTACACGGACGCTGAAGTTGCTACCGATGTCCTTGATAGTTGCCTGAAAAAAGCTGTGGACAAGAGCTTCAATATGGTTGTGGTGGATGGGGATACCAGTACCAACGACATGGTGTTGCTTACAGCCACAGGTGCTTCCGGAATAAAGCCTGATATGGACGAGTTCCAGCATGGGCTTGAGCATGTCCTGACAGATCTTGCAAAACAGATCGCAAAAGATGGGGAAGGTGCTACAAGACTTATAGAGGCACAGGTAAAAGGCGCGGTTTCTGAGGCAGATGCCAGGCTTGTTGCAAAGGCTATTGTCAGGTCTCCACTTGTCAAATCCGCGATCTTCGGTAAGGACCCTAACTGGGGAAGAGTTGTGGCAGCAGCAGGTTATTCCGGTGCAGAGATGGATCAGGGTAAGATATCGCTTGCATTTTCTAATGGTCCGGACTCTGCAGTTCTGGTTGATAACGGAAAAATCGTATCAGAGGACAATGAGCTGCTAGAAAAGCTTGGTTCTATCATGGGTAGCCCGGAGGTAATTATTAAAGTAGGTCTCCATATGGCTGATTACTGTGCAACAGCATGGGGCTGTGATCTTACATACGATTATGTGAAGATCAATGCCGAATATACTACGTAA
- a CDS encoding DUF1616 domain-containing protein — protein sequence MKYRNNIPSDIQVVIALVLLTCIFIMVPTLSNTPIRTALGLPIVLFLPGYALIAALFPAKDDLDGIERFALSFGLSIAVVPLIGLALNYTTWGIRLYPILISLSAFTIIMCIVAMFRRNSLPEEDQFNVPFSSAYISLKDEISKKPENKLDQILTILLVLSIVASILTLAYVVVTPKEGEKFTEFYILGPDGMADGYPTDLQLGQNGTVIIGIVNHEYADTEYSIKLMLDNKSQQIDQELFHITIPHNETWEKEVTFTPPSVGKDMKLQFLLYKDKNMAESYRDLHLWIDVSEV from the coding sequence ATGAAATATCGAAATAATATACCCTCTGATATACAGGTTGTCATAGCACTTGTTCTACTTACCTGCATATTCATAATGGTCCCCACTTTGAGCAACACGCCCATACGAACTGCCCTTGGGCTTCCAATAGTGCTGTTCTTACCAGGTTATGCATTGATAGCAGCACTTTTCCCAGCCAAGGATGACCTGGATGGGATCGAGAGATTCGCACTTAGTTTTGGCCTGAGTATTGCAGTAGTTCCCCTTATTGGCCTTGCACTCAACTATACAACATGGGGAATCAGGCTTTACCCCATACTAATATCACTTTCTGCATTCACCATCATAATGTGTATAGTAGCAATGTTCAGGAGAAATTCCTTGCCTGAGGAAGATCAGTTCAATGTACCTTTTTCCTCAGCATATATTTCATTGAAAGATGAGATCTCAAAAAAGCCGGAGAACAAACTTGACCAGATACTGACAATCCTTCTGGTGTTATCAATAGTAGCCTCAATATTAACTCTTGCATACGTGGTTGTCACACCAAAGGAAGGAGAAAAATTTACTGAATTCTATATCCTTGGACCTGATGGAATGGCTGATGGATATCCCACAGACCTACAGCTTGGTCAAAATGGTACCGTAATCATTGGAATTGTAAACCACGAATATGCAGATACTGAATATTCCATAAAGCTAATGCTTGATAATAAGTCACAACAAATTGATCAGGAATTGTTTCACATAACCATTCCGCACAACGAAACGTGGGAGAAAGAAGTAACTTTTACACCACCATCTGTAGGTAAAGACATGAAACTGCAATTCCTGCTCTACAAAGATAAGAACATGGCAGAGTCATATAGAGACCTCCATTTATGGATCGATGTAAGCGAGGTTTGA